A genomic stretch from Xiphophorus maculatus strain JP 163 A chromosome 16, X_maculatus-5.0-male, whole genome shotgun sequence includes:
- the LOC102221962 gene encoding germ cell-specific gene 1-like protein → MRLERGRRASLAITLNFVALAFAVSAVTTSYWCEGTRKVAKPFCSGPPVQMKQMYCIRFNSTNLNDSRQVQYIFETGEEKFILRKFHTGIFYSCEQAVDMNGFDCRSFAEIAPEHQRGVLWLCVVAESLYLALLFVGGVLMILEQSRCFSVMNKLKLSAFAAMCTALSGLCGMVAHMMFTTIFHLSVSMGPEDWRPKTWDYSWSYALAWCSFGTCMGSAVTTLNRYTKTIIEFKYKRHNIEKNLLIKQKMMELGLPEQVWNMYLTAAPADLEVLPEPLVNGHKPSTGAPYVFEEVEHPPEQQVEAYC, encoded by the exons ATGAGGCTGGAGCGCGGCCGGCGAGCTTCCCTGGCAATCACTCTCAACTTTGTGGCTTTGGCTTTCGCCGTGTCGGCGGTGACCACCAGCTACTGGTGCGAGGGGACCAGGAAGGTGGCCAAGCCCTTCTGCTCCGGGCCGCCGGTCCAGATGAAGCAGATGTACTGCATCCGCTTCAACAGCACCAACCTCAACGACAGCCGGCAGGTGCAGTACATCTTCGAGACGGGAGAGGAGAAGTTCATCCTCAGGAAGTTCCACACCGGGATATTTTACTCCTGTGAGCAGGCTGTGGATATGAACG GATTTGATTGTCGAAGTTTTGCTGAGATTGCTCCTGAACATCAAAGAG GCGTGCTGTGGCTGTGTGTGGTTGCAGAGAGCCTGTACCTGGCTCTGCTCTTCGTGGGCGGGGTTCTGATGATTCTGGAGCAGAGCCGCTGCTTCAGCGTCATGAACAAGCTGAAACTCAGTGCCTTCGCCGCCATGTGCACCGCCCTCTCAG GCCTTTGTGGGATGGTCGCCCACATGATGTTCACCACCATATTCCATCTCTCCGTCTCTATGGGACCTGAAGACTGGAGGCCCAAGACTTGGGACTACAGCTGGTCTTATGC CTTAGCCTGGTGTTCGTTTGGCACCTGCATGGGCTCTGCAGTCACAACCCTGAACAGATACACCAAGACCATCATAGAGTTTAAATACAAGCGGCACAACATCGAGAAGAACCTGCTGATCAAGCAGAAGATGATGGAGCTGGGTCTGCCTGAGCAGGTGTGGAACATGTACCTGACCGCAGCTCCGGCTGACCTGGAGGTTCTGCCAGAACCGCTGGTAAACGGCCACAAGCCTTCCACCGGAGCGCCGTACGTGTTTGAGGAGGTGGAGCATCCACCGGAGCAGCAGGTGGAGGCGTACTGCTGA